The following proteins come from a genomic window of Thiothrix winogradskyi:
- a CDS encoding PIN domain-containing protein has translation MFELYYGVENSQAHKRNLAVLEKFLRPMTVLDFTSEDAKQAARIRADLKQKGTPIGAYDLQIAATALANGLTVVTNNADEFKRVVGLKLENWV, from the coding sequence GTGTTTGAATTGTATTATGGCGTTGAAAATAGTCAGGCTCACAAACGCAACTTGGCGGTGTTGGAAAAATTCCTGCGTCCGATGACTGTCCTCGATTTTACCTCTGAGGATGCAAAACAGGCTGCACGGATTCGTGCCGATCTCAAGCAAAAAGGTACGCCGATTGGGGCTTATGATCTGCAAATTGCCGCGACAGCGTTAGCCAATGGCTTGACGGTAGTGACTAACAACGCCGATGAGTTTAAGCGGGTTGTTGGGTTGAAGTTGGAGAATTGGGTTTAG
- the groL gene encoding chaperonin GroEL (60 kDa chaperone family; promotes refolding of misfolded polypeptides especially under stressful conditions; forms two stacked rings of heptamers to form a barrel-shaped 14mer; ends can be capped by GroES; misfolded proteins enter the barrel where they are refolded when GroES binds) yields MSAKEVRFGDDARVRMVRGINVLANAVKVTLGPKGRNVVLEKSFGAPTVTKDGVSVAKEIELEDKFENMGAQLVKEVSSKTSDAAGDGTTTATVLAQAIVREGMKSVTAGMNPMDLKRGIDKAVIAAVAELHKMSKPCADTNAIAQVGSISANSDDAIGNIIATAMDKVGKEGVITVEEGSGLDNELDVVEGMQFDRGYLSPYFVNNQQSMSAELESPFVLLYDKKISNIRELLPALEGAAKAGKPLMIIAEDIEGEALATLVVNNIRGIVKVAAVKAPGFGDRRKAMLQDIAILTGGTVISEEVGLALDKVTLDDLGQAKRINVTKDNTTIIDGAGSPDDIKARVDQVRSQIETTSSDYDREKLQERVAKLAGGVAVIKVGAATEIEMKEKKARVEDALHATRAAVEEGVVPGGGVALVRALQAIADLKGDNHEQDVGIQIAMRAMEEPLRQICANAGDEPSVILNAVKAGEGNYGYNARTSEYGDMIAMGILDPTKVTRTALQNAASVSGLIITTEAMVAEMPKKDGGGAMPDMGGMGGMGGMM; encoded by the coding sequence ATGAGTGCTAAAGAAGTACGTTTTGGTGATGACGCTCGCGTTCGCATGGTTCGCGGCATTAATGTTCTGGCAAACGCTGTAAAAGTTACCTTGGGCCCTAAGGGTCGTAACGTTGTGCTGGAAAAATCTTTCGGCGCACCGACTGTGACCAAAGACGGCGTTTCCGTTGCCAAAGAAATCGAACTGGAAGACAAGTTCGAGAACATGGGCGCACAGTTGGTTAAAGAAGTTTCAAGCAAAACTTCTGATGCTGCTGGTGACGGCACAACGACTGCAACCGTTCTGGCACAAGCGATTGTGCGTGAAGGCATGAAGTCTGTTACCGCTGGAATGAACCCAATGGATCTGAAGCGCGGTATCGACAAAGCAGTCATCGCTGCGGTTGCTGAACTGCACAAGATGTCCAAGCCTTGCGCAGATACCAATGCCATTGCCCAAGTCGGTAGCATTTCTGCTAACTCTGACGACGCTATCGGCAACATCATTGCTACCGCAATGGACAAAGTTGGCAAAGAAGGCGTCATCACCGTTGAAGAAGGCTCAGGTCTGGACAACGAATTGGACGTGGTTGAAGGTATGCAGTTCGATCGTGGCTACCTGTCCCCATACTTTGTGAACAACCAACAAAGCATGTCGGCTGAACTGGAAAGCCCGTTTGTACTGCTGTACGACAAGAAAATTTCCAACATCCGTGAACTACTGCCAGCCCTCGAAGGCGCTGCTAAAGCAGGCAAACCACTGATGATCATCGCGGAAGACATCGAAGGCGAAGCACTGGCGACGCTGGTTGTTAACAACATCCGTGGTATCGTTAAAGTGGCAGCGGTTAAAGCACCGGGCTTCGGCGACCGTCGTAAAGCCATGTTGCAAGACATCGCTATCCTGACTGGCGGCACTGTGATTTCTGAAGAAGTCGGTTTGGCGTTGGATAAAGTCACGCTGGACGATCTGGGTCAAGCGAAACGCATCAACGTTACCAAAGACAACACCACCATCATTGATGGCGCGGGTTCTCCTGATGACATCAAGGCGCGTGTTGACCAAGTGCGTTCACAAATCGAAACCACTTCATCTGATTATGACCGTGAAAAACTGCAAGAACGCGTTGCCAAACTGGCTGGCGGCGTTGCGGTCATCAAGGTCGGTGCTGCTACTGAAATCGAGATGAAAGAGAAGAAAGCTCGCGTTGAAGATGCCCTGCACGCTACCCGTGCTGCGGTTGAAGAAGGCGTTGTTCCTGGCGGTGGTGTTGCACTGGTACGTGCGCTGCAAGCGATTGCAGACCTGAAAGGTGACAACCACGAGCAAGACGTAGGCATCCAAATTGCTATGCGTGCGATGGAAGAGCCACTGCGCCAAATCTGCGCTAACGCTGGTGATGAGCCATCCGTTATCCTGAACGCGGTAAAAGCAGGCGAAGGTAACTACGGTTACAACGCACGTACTTCCGAGTACGGCGATATGATCGCGATGGGTATCCTTGACCCAACTAAAGTTACCCGTACTGCTTTGCAGAACGCGGCATCTGTTTCTGGCTTGATTATCACGACCGAAGCAATGGTTGCTGAGATGCCGAAGAAAGATGGCGGCGGTGCAATGCCTGATATGGGCGGCATGGGTGGTATGGGCGGCATGATGTAA